One genomic segment of Candidatus Baltobacteraceae bacterium includes these proteins:
- a CDS encoding amino acid adenylation domain-containing protein, which translates to MTTYRYNAGSAFAEQVAKAPARPALKMAGGSSVSYGDLNTLANRIAGVFRRRGVNRHDVVGIVHTKTPSSYAAMLAALKIGAAYVNLDDQNPPARLERIFSTARPKVVCAEALSAPMHQAVTHAGISVLEWSGEGVPSELSSAGTAEPDDCGDVTGADPAYIMYTSGSTGVPKGACMTHANVLNFGAWCGSRFGIGPDDVLTNVNPMYFDNSVFDFYGAMLNGASIAPVTRETLANPADALSQVEEAGCTIWFSVPSLLIYLSTVKLLSPNRLPAIRSFVFGGEGYPKPELAKLFKTYGQRAKLINVYGPTECTCICSAWDVRPEDLANPDGLVTLGPVTENFSMLVLDEERGVSPGEIGELCLLGPQVGLGYVNDPERTASAFVRSPLNNRWYEKMYRTGDLVRLSTDGRSLDFVGRKDNQIKHMGYRIELEEIESALNRITGVTQSAVVQKAGRREQKILVAYVAAEKPLAEDRLRSELQDLLPPYMIPQRFEIREALPKNSNGKVDRVALRNE; encoded by the coding sequence ATGACGACGTACCGGTATAACGCCGGCTCGGCCTTCGCAGAACAGGTCGCGAAGGCCCCGGCGCGCCCGGCTCTAAAGATGGCCGGCGGCTCGAGTGTCTCGTACGGCGATCTCAACACTCTTGCCAATAGGATTGCCGGAGTATTTCGTCGCCGCGGTGTGAATCGGCACGACGTGGTTGGGATCGTCCATACCAAAACGCCGTCGTCTTACGCAGCGATGCTGGCTGCGTTGAAGATCGGTGCGGCCTACGTCAATCTCGACGACCAGAACCCTCCGGCCCGGCTCGAACGCATCTTCTCGACCGCACGACCCAAGGTAGTTTGCGCCGAGGCGCTCTCTGCGCCGATGCACCAAGCGGTCACGCATGCCGGCATCAGCGTGCTGGAATGGTCGGGCGAGGGGGTTCCGAGCGAACTTTCGAGTGCTGGGACGGCCGAGCCGGACGATTGCGGTGACGTCACCGGGGCAGATCCCGCGTATATCATGTATACGTCCGGGTCGACGGGCGTTCCCAAGGGCGCCTGTATGACGCATGCCAACGTCCTGAACTTCGGCGCGTGGTGTGGATCGCGATTCGGCATCGGCCCCGACGACGTCCTGACCAACGTCAACCCGATGTATTTCGATAACTCGGTGTTCGATTTTTATGGTGCTATGCTCAACGGTGCGTCGATCGCACCGGTTACACGCGAGACTCTCGCCAACCCCGCTGATGCCTTGAGCCAAGTCGAGGAAGCCGGCTGTACGATCTGGTTTTCGGTGCCGTCGCTATTAATCTACTTGAGCACGGTGAAGCTATTGAGCCCGAACCGGCTGCCGGCTATCCGCTCGTTCGTCTTTGGCGGCGAGGGCTATCCGAAACCGGAGCTCGCCAAGCTTTTTAAAACGTACGGGCAGCGCGCAAAGCTGATAAACGTCTACGGTCCGACCGAATGCACCTGTATCTGTTCGGCATGGGACGTTCGACCGGAAGACTTGGCGAATCCGGACGGATTGGTGACCCTTGGACCCGTAACGGAGAATTTTTCGATGCTCGTGCTGGACGAAGAGCGCGGGGTTTCGCCCGGCGAAATCGGCGAGCTCTGCCTATTGGGTCCCCAAGTCGGTCTCGGGTACGTAAACGATCCGGAGCGAACCGCTAGTGCCTTCGTGCGCAGTCCCCTCAATAACCGCTGGTACGAGAAGATGTATCGCACCGGAGATCTAGTGCGCCTTTCCACCGACGGCCGTTCGCTCGATTTCGTGGGACGAAAAGACAACCAAATCAAGCACATGGGATATCGCATCGAACTCGAGGAGATCGAGTCGGCGCTCAACCGCATCACCGGGGTGACGCAGTCGGCCGTCGTCCAAAAGGCCGGGCGGCGCGAGCAGAAGATTCTTGTTGCATACGTTGCTGCCGAGAAGCCGCTCGCGGAGGACCGGCTCCGGTCTGAGCTGCAGGATCTGTTGCCCCCGTATATGATCCCGCAGCGTTTTGAGATTCGCGAGGCTCTACCGAAGAATTCAAACGGCAAAGTGGACCGCGTCGCGCTGCGTAACGAATAA